One part of the Rutidosis leptorrhynchoides isolate AG116_Rl617_1_P2 chromosome 1, CSIRO_AGI_Rlap_v1, whole genome shotgun sequence genome encodes these proteins:
- the LOC139897389 gene encoding uncharacterized protein, which yields MSLLIQGPKQPGNNIDIYLQPLVDEMMELWSTGIHVYDAYKKEYFQLRTMLFCTINDFPAYGNLSGYSTKGKKACPICEENTHSIWLTNCKKPAFMGHRRELAENHPYRKKSDLFDGTIEDRKLPPPLDGETILSKVANINVVLGKKGVGFPKKNVCESLIGLLLNIPGKTKDGIKVRRDMELMNIRPELQPKDIDGRSTKFLPPACYTMSKIKKTKFCQCLHGIKVPSGYSANIRKLVSMKDLKLLGMKSHDCHVLMTQMIPIAIRGILPNRIRHTITKLCLFFNMIHSKVIDHGVLDEYQRDIILTLCELEMYFPPSFFDVMVHLVSHIVGEIKVCGPVFLRYMYPFERYMGILKGYVRNLNRPEGSIVEGYAFEEVIEFCTNYMDGFKSVGIPQSRHEGRLSGQGTLGCKTGYSNVSDYQEAQFNVLQHTTSIDPFIQEHMSFLRQQYPKKKWLKDKVRRTLPNIDKTVEALGFAPKHVFQYQGYDINGYTFYTKAQDKKSKTQNSGVTVIASSTEFTMVNREERSRIAKKSYYGVIQEIWELDYGDSYTIPLFKCKWVANDRGVQVDEDGFTTVNLSTNEYKEEPFILAKLVTQVFFIEDPKDPRWHVVQYGKRLIVGVENVVDEDEYEQFDELPPFSVGVQPLNEVVAGNNTIYFREDHEEGDEVADT from the exons CCAACTACGGACAATGCTTTTTTGCACCATTAATGATTTTCCTGCTTATGGTAACTTGTCTGGATATAGTACGAAGGGGAAAAAGGCATGTCCTATTTGTGAGGAAAATACTCACTCGATATGGCTCACAAATTGTAAGAAACCTGCATTTATGGGGCATCGGAGAGAGCTTGCCGAGAATCACCCGTACCGTAAAAAGTCAGATTTATTTGATGGTACTATAGAGGATAGAAAACTACCACCACCATTGGATGGAGAAACTATACTCTCCAAAGTTGCTAATATAAATGTTGTGTTGGGAAAGAAAGGGGTTGGTTTTCCAAAG AAAAATGTTTGTGAAAGTTTGATAGGGTTACTGTTGAACATTCCTGGAAAAACAAAAGATGGAATTAAAGTTAGAAGGGACATGGAATTAATGAATATCAGACCAGAGCTACAACCTAAAGATATTGATGGAAGGTCCACCAAGTTTCTTCCTCCGGCCTGTTATACTATGTCGAAGATTAAGAAAACTAAATTTTGTCAATGTTTACATGGTATTAAGGTTCCATCAGGATACTCTGCTAACATTAGGAAGTTGGTTTCGATGAAAGATTTGAAGTTACTTGGTATGAAGTCACATGATTGTCATGTACTAATGACCCAGATGATTCCTATCGCAATTCGTGGAATTCTACCCAACCGTATTCGACACACAATTACAAAACTATGCTTATTTTTCAACATGATTCATTCAAAGGTGATTGATCATGGTGTGCTGGATGAATATCAAAGAGATATCATACTTACTCTTTGCGAACTCGAGATGTACTTTCCACCTTCTTTCTTTGATGTCATGGTTCATTTGGTATCTCATATTGTAGGAGAAATAAAGGTATGTGGTCCAGTCTTCTTACGGTATATGTATCCATTTGAAAGATATATGGGTATCTTGAAAGGTTATGTAAGGAACCTTAATCGACCAGAAGGCAGTATCGTTGAAGGATATGCATTCGAAGAGGTGATCGAATTCTGCACAAACTATATGGatgggtttaaaagtgtcgggattcCACAAAGTCGTCATGAAGGAAGACTATCAGGTCAAGGGACACTTGGGTGCAAGACGGGCTATTCAAATGTTTCCGATTATCAAGAGGCACAGTTTAATGTCTTACAACACACTACATCTATTGATCCGTTCATACAAGAACACATGTCGTTCTTGAGACAACAATACCCTAAAAAGA AATGGTTGAAAGACAAAGTTAGGAGGACACTTCCAAATATTGATAAAACGGTGGAAGCTTTGGGATTCGCCCCTAAACATGTGTTCCAATATCAAGGATATGACATAAATGGGTATACCTTTTACACTAAAGCTCAAGATAAGAAGAGTAAAACCCAAAACAGCGGTGTCACGGTGATAGCCTCGTCGACGGAATTCACCATGGTCAATCGTGAAGAAAGATCAAGGATCGCCAAAAAATCGTATTATGGTGTCATTCAAGAAATATGGGAATTAGATTATGGTGATTCGTACACTATACCCTTGTTCAAGTGTAAGTGGGTTGCTAATGATCGCGGTGTTCAAGTTGATGAAGATGGTTTTACAACTGTTAATCTTTCCACCAATGAATATAAAGAAGAACCATTCATTCTAGCAAAACTAGTTACTCAAGTATTCTTTATCGAAGACCCAAAGGATCCTAGATGGCATGTGGTTCAGTATGGAAAACGGCTGATTGTTGGTGTCGAGAACGTTGTTGATGAGGATGAGTACGAGCAATTTGACGAGTTACCGCCATTTTCAGTCGGTGTTCAACCTTTGAATGAAGTTGTTGCTGGAAATAATACAATCTACTTTAGAGAAGACCATGAGGAAGGAGACGAGGTTGCAGACACATAA